A window from Salvia miltiorrhiza cultivar Shanhuang (shh) chromosome 2, IMPLAD_Smil_shh, whole genome shotgun sequence encodes these proteins:
- the LOC131011598 gene encoding probable serine/threonine-protein kinase PBL23: MMMHCFSGCVSKGSRVHKRSLRKSFQEFKKHNKKLTSFANLSTRTDRSKIRYISNEIEKLGKGNITAQVFTYKEVCAATKNFSPSNLIGEGGFGRVYKGYLESKNMDVAVKQLDRNGFQGNKEFLVEVLVLSLLHHPNLVNLIGYCAEGNHRVLVYEYMPYGSLEDHLLNLSSGKKALDWNTRMKIAQGAARGLEYLHEQANPPVIYRDFKASNILLDSSFNPRLSDFGLAKLGLISDDNHVTTRVMGTYGYCAPEYAQTGRLTTKSDVYSFGVVFLEIITGRRVIDFARPPNEQNLLAWAEPLFKDKKKFHLMADPLLQGNYPEKALFQALAVAAMCLSEDANIRPIMSDVVTALEYLCGHNIQEQDHNHDDDNDDDEDDDASDHGD, encoded by the exons ATGATGATGCATTGTTTTTCGGGCTGCGTCTCAAAAGGATCGAGGGTCCATAAAAGATCTTTGAGGAAGAGCTTTCAAGAATTCAAGAAGCATAATAAAAAGCTCACCTCTTTTGCAAATCTATCAACCAGAACCG ATAGAAGCAAGATAAGGTATATATCGAATGAAATAGAGAAGCTTGGAAAAGGTAACATCACTGCTCAAGTATTCACCTACAAGGAGGTTTGTGCTGCCACTAAAAACTTCAGTCCTAGCAATTTGATAGGAGAAGGGGGTTTCGGGAGGGTCTACAAAGGCTACCTAGAATCCAAAAATATG GACGTGGCAGTGAAGCAATTGGACAGAAATGGTTTCCAAGGAAATAAAGAATTTCTAGTGGAAGTGTTGGTGTTGAGCCTTCTTCATCATCCTAATCTTGTCAATTTGATAGGATATTGTGCTGAAGGGAATCACAGAGTTTTAGTTTATGAATACATGCCTTATGGCTCCTTGGAAGATCATCTcctaa ATCTTAGTTCAGGCAAAAAGGCTTTGGACTGGAATACAAGGATGAAGATTGCTCAAGGAGCTGCGAGGGGGCTAGAGTACTTGCACGAGCAGGCGAATCCGCCAGTCATATACCGTGATTTCAAGGCATCCAATATACTCTTAGACTCCAGCTTCAACCCTAGACTTTCGGATTTTGGGTTGGCTAAGCTAGGTCTCATTAGTGATGACAACCATGTGACGACTAGGGTTATGGGAACCTACGGCTATTGTGCGCCCGAGTATGCACAGACCGGGAGGCTCACTACAAAGTCAGACGTCTATAGTTTTGGAGTCGTCTTCTTGGAGATCATCACGGGTAGGAGAGTCATTGATTTTGCACGGCCTCCCAACGAGCAAAACCTACTTGCTTGG GCGGAACCATTGTTCAAGGACAAAAAGAAGTTCCATTTGATGGCGGATCCATTGCTTCAGGGTAACTATCCTGAGAAAGCTCTTTTCCAAGCGCTTGCAGTGGCAGCAATGTGCCTTAGTGAAGACGCTAACATTAGGCCTATAATGAGTGATGTGGTCACTGCTTTGGAATATTTGTGTGGACACAACATCCAAGAACAAGATCACAACCATGATGACGATAacgatgatgatgaagatgatgatgcaAGCGATCACGGAGATTAG
- the LOC131011599 gene encoding ATP-dependent DNA helicase Q-like 3: MGCNFSRSKAVGISEVIPKHCCTRLSLFVLQTPMVMTDEQLSEFWNRNDEASGSEEEISDSDDATEIAKSVANSGKSSKWRLDERMESLQCAEENYYRSKDNQDKKGSCSGYGNTTCFCSSMLCMSPSSIFSKSSSCIPLYFFHFR, translated from the exons ATGGGATGCAACTTCAGCAGATCCAAAGCTGTTGGTATATCTGAAGTCATACCGAAACACTGTTGCACACGTTTGTCACTATTTG TGCTTCAGACACCTATGGTGATGACTGATGAACAATTATCAGAGTTCTGGAATCGAAATGATGAAGCTAGTGGATCTGAGGAAGAAATTTCTGATTCTGATG ATGCCACAGAAATTGCAAAAAGTGTAGCAAATTCAGGCAAATCATCCAAATGGAGACTAGATGAAAGAATGGAGTCATTGCAGTGTGCGGAAGAGAATTATTATCGGAGTAAAGATAACCAAGATAAAAAG GGTTCCTGTAGTGGCTATGGTAACACTACATGTTTTTGCTCCTCTATGTTATGTATGTCTCCATCTTCTATTTTTTCCAAATCCAGTTCTTGCATTCCCCTCTATTTTTTCCATTTCAGGTAG